The stretch of DNA GCCGGGCGCCGGGCGCCGGGGGTGCGCGGAATGCAGTTGGGGGTCTGGGGCGCGGGGAGAGAGAGATCCGCCTGCCTTCCCCGCGTACCATCCTCCCCATGACCCCTGACCGTGACGCCCTGCTCGTCCTCGCCCCGCACCCGTCCGGCGCCCTGCCCGCCGACGTGCTGCGCGACATGCTGGGCGAGGACGCGTTCGACACGCCGGCGCGCGAAGCCTTCCTGCGCCGGGTCTTTCTGGAGGGTGACCCCTACACCGACCTGATCTACGCGGTGCCGGGCGCCCGCTTCCTGCAAGCGCCCTGGAGCCGCTTTGCCGCCGACCTCAACCGCAGGCGCGACGACACCGAGGACAACGGGGTGCTCAAGCTGACCGACTTTGCCCGGCAGCCGCTTTACCCGCCAGGCTTCACCCTGACGCCCCAGCAACGCGAGGCCCGGCTGCGGCGCGTCTGGGACGCTTTTGACGCCCAGGTCGGGGCGGAGCTGGCGGGCGCGCGGCTGATGATCGTGGGGCACTCG from Deinococcus budaensis encodes:
- a CDS encoding N-formylglutamate amidohydrolase, coding for MTPDRDALLVLAPHPSGALPADVLRDMLGEDAFDTPAREAFLRRVFLEGDPYTDLIYAVPGARFLQAPWSRFAADLNRRRDDTEDNGVLKLTDFARQPLYPPGFTLTPQQREARLRRVWDAFDAQVGAELAGARLMIVGHSMASHGPALGPDTGTPRPALTLMPGSEQAPTFPRDRWDALQGACAEAFAPVLTGDLTRVAVGDPWTTDTLSATWQARTGVPAFGLEINVALYYAEWGVLREGALQELNAAFTRFADAALGLALGLVEG